From the genome of Pukyongia salina, one region includes:
- a CDS encoding CBS domain-containing protein gives MGEQKVNRSFSEEKKALFIKNLLDDVRALEQMLENGQIEKGITRIGAEQEFCLVTKDWRPATNNEEILSKIDDDHFTTELARYNLEINLDPIVLKEDCFSKVEAQLNDMLSKGAKVSEENNSKMILTGILPTITKTHLSLDYITPNPRYYALNEMLKGLRRSNFQLHLKGVDELSIAHDSVLFEACNTSFQLHLQIEPDDFISSFNWSQAIAGPILSICCNSPLLLGRELWDETRIALFRQSIDTRNISEALKDQSPRVAFGDNWAKGTAVDIYKENISKFKIILSRELNENSLEVLAEGKTPKLRALNLHSGTIYPWNRACYGVGNGMAHLRIENRYIPSGPSVLDEMANFAFWVGVMRGRPSKFDDMASVMDFREAKSNFVKAARSGRSAVMCWEGKHYSAKKLIKKVFLPIAYDGLRSEGIAETDIKRLLTVIEKRLKGNTGSTWMISNYRRLNSSMKKDKALRLITKSIYLNQQKGIPVHEWPDANENDVLKEASHWVGHIMSTMLFTVKDTDLANLATSIMEWNNIHHVPVENDENELCGILTWSHASKYHEEKDNPWYLVKDIMEKKVISVEASTPIKEAIQIMKTNEIGCLPVLQNKELIGIITIHDVRPYDHD, from the coding sequence ATGGGTGAACAAAAAGTAAATCGATCGTTTTCCGAAGAAAAGAAGGCCTTGTTTATAAAAAACCTCCTGGATGACGTTCGCGCACTCGAGCAAATGCTTGAGAACGGACAGATCGAAAAAGGAATCACCCGTATCGGGGCTGAACAGGAATTTTGCCTGGTCACTAAAGATTGGCGGCCGGCGACCAACAATGAAGAGATCCTGTCTAAGATAGATGATGACCATTTCACCACCGAATTAGCCCGCTATAACCTGGAGATCAACCTGGATCCCATAGTACTTAAGGAGGATTGTTTCTCGAAAGTTGAGGCTCAATTAAATGACATGCTTAGCAAAGGGGCTAAAGTTTCTGAAGAAAACAATTCGAAAATGATCTTAACCGGGATTTTGCCTACGATCACAAAAACCCATCTCTCCCTGGATTATATTACACCAAACCCCAGATACTATGCTCTAAATGAAATGCTAAAGGGATTAAGACGATCCAATTTCCAGTTACATCTGAAAGGAGTAGACGAATTAAGTATAGCACACGATTCGGTCTTATTTGAGGCTTGTAACACTAGTTTTCAGCTACATTTACAAATAGAGCCGGATGACTTTATAAGCAGTTTTAACTGGTCGCAGGCGATCGCCGGACCAATTCTTAGTATTTGCTGTAACTCGCCATTGTTACTGGGAAGGGAGCTCTGGGACGAGACACGTATCGCTCTGTTCAGGCAGAGTATCGATACCCGTAACATTTCCGAAGCACTAAAGGATCAATCACCAAGGGTGGCTTTTGGAGACAACTGGGCAAAAGGCACTGCCGTCGATATATACAAGGAGAATATCTCCAAATTCAAGATCATTCTATCCCGCGAATTGAATGAAAATTCACTGGAAGTATTGGCCGAAGGGAAAACCCCTAAATTACGCGCTTTAAACCTTCACAGTGGAACCATCTATCCATGGAATCGGGCCTGCTATGGTGTAGGCAACGGAATGGCCCATCTGCGAATTGAAAACCGTTATATCCCGTCCGGGCCATCAGTACTGGACGAAATGGCCAATTTCGCATTTTGGGTAGGTGTAATGAGAGGACGACCCAGCAAATTCGACGATATGGCTTCGGTAATGGATTTCAGAGAAGCAAAATCAAATTTCGTGAAGGCTGCCAGAAGTGGAAGAAGTGCAGTAATGTGTTGGGAAGGCAAACATTATTCAGCAAAAAAACTTATAAAAAAAGTGTTTCTTCCAATCGCCTATGATGGGTTGCGATCTGAAGGCATAGCCGAAACAGATATAAAACGCTTACTTACAGTAATCGAAAAACGATTAAAAGGAAATACCGGATCCACGTGGATGATATCCAATTACCGAAGGCTGAACAGTTCCATGAAAAAAGATAAAGCCCTTAGGCTAATAACCAAGTCGATCTATTTAAATCAGCAAAAAGGAATTCCTGTTCATGAATGGCCCGATGCGAATGAGAATGATGTATTGAAAGAGGCTTCGCACTGGGTAGGACATATTATGTCCACCATGCTTTTTACAGTAAAAGATACGGATCTGGCCAACCTGGCTACAAGTATCATGGAATGGAACAATATCCATCACGTTCCTGTAGAGAACGATGAGAACGAGTTGTGTGGTATCCTCACCTGGTCGCATGCAAGTAAATATCACGAGGAGAAGGACAACCCCTGGTACCTGGTAAAAGATATTATGGAGAAGAAGGTGATTTCGGTGGAAGCATCTACGCCAATAAAAGAAGCCATCCAAATCATGAAGACGAACGAAATTGGTTGTTTACCCGTACTTCAGAATAAAGAACTTATCGGGATCATCACCATACACGATGTAAGACCTTACGACCATGATTAA